ccttctttacagttttttttttttttaaatttatttatttatttttggctgtgttgggtcttcatttctgtgcaagggctttctctagttgcggcaagtgggggccactcttcatcgcggtgcgcaggcctctcactgtcgcggcctctcttgttgcggagctcaggctccagacacgcaggctcagtaattgtggctcatgggcctagttgctccgcggcatgtgggatcttcccagaccggggcttgaacccatgtcctctgcattagcaggcagactctcaaccactgcgccaccagggaagccctgtgccacTTAATTCTTAATCACATTATCATGGGTTGTTAGCCACGGCTGCTTATATGGATATGATTCCTGCCTTCCTGACCACACTGTGAGCTCATTAAGACTGGGGCTTGTGGTTGATGTCCCTGAATGGCTTCCAGCCTTTACTCCCCGAGAGTACTCGGAAGTGACAAGAGCCTAGGTCAGGGGGTGCTCTAACCTGGAGCAGGGGAGAAGAGCCAAAAGGATGGGGAAATAAGAGAGAGGAAGGGCTTTGTGGGTGTTTGAACATCCATGTGACATTGCTCCCATTGAGAGATGGGAGTCtatgtcccctccccttgaatttAGGCCAGTCTTAAGGACTGGTTGACTAATAGAGAATGGCAAAAGTGACGCTATGTGATTTGGTAGCTAAGTCATAGAAGGTCGTAGAGCTTCTGCCTGGTTCACTGAGCACTTACGCAGGAGCTTTGGACTTCCTCGTAAGGAGTCCTACCACCCCAGCTCGCCATGGtatgaggaagcccaaactagcCCAACAGAGAGACCAGACAGAAGGGCCCTGGAGGGACATGCCTCCAGCCCCCTGAGCTGTGCCAGCTCCAGCACCATCTGTCTGCAACCACACAAGAGACGCCTATCCAGAACCTTGCAGCCAAGCCCTCCTGGAATTCCAGACCCATGGAAACCACGAGAGATAAGAAGATGATCATTGTTGGattaagccactaagctttgggTGGTTGGTTATACAGCAATAGTTGACTGATATAGGCCCTTCACCTTCcttctacaaatgaggaaacttgacttgcccaaggtcacacagcttataagtgAAAGAGCCACTGCTTTGAGCTCAGCTCAGGGCTCTTTGCCAGCTGTTGGTTAAGTGTTGGTGTCTTTAAAACTCCAGAAAGCCAATCAAGACACAAAGGAGAAGACCCAGGACATCCTGAGCCCTGGAGCATCCCCCACCATATCTAGGCACTTGAGTGCCTCTTTCCCGTCCTTAACTGTCTCAAAATGATAACATTCAGCTTTGTCCCTGGAGCCCTTTTCTCCCTTTCCGCACCGTTCTCTCATGCTCAGGAACCCAAGGTCCCCTGATTGTGTTTTTGCACTTAAAGATCGCTTCCATTTGCTGAACGTTTACTGTGTGCAGGCTCAGCGCTAAATTCTTTGCATATACTAGCCTCACTTAGTCCTGCCAGGGACCCTTCCAGGTGTTGTGTCATCTCTCCTGCTACCGATGAGCTTGGCATGACATGCCTCCTGTCTACCTGTCTGCCTAGTCAGTAATACGTTAATCCTTCTCCCCTCCACCATGCTTctgcctgcccccttcccctgggCCACTCCCACTTAGccttggggggggggtctcagtATAAATGTCACTCCCTCCAGGAGACCCTCCCAACACTAAGTTAGGTCCTCCTGTGACTGTGATGAAGGGTGGCCGAATATGCcgcccccaaatatgccactttgacGTGAGGATTATTTTGAACgaaagacactaaaaaaaaacccccagtgaaacaaaacaaaacagaaaaaccccagCAGGGGCAAGAAGAGCGTTCTGACCTCCCCTTTtttccctgaaagcaggagataaaactcCCATGTGAAAAATGTCCTCCTTGtaccaggaggaaagaaatattcTTAATGCCAGAGATAGAGTCAAGGCCAAGAGAACTCTGTAAAAACAGACCTTGTTAAGATAACTCTTATCAATCTTTAACTTTCCCCAcccacatatattttaattacttttccaCAGTTCCTTCCTTGTTCAAAAGCATGTAGGTTTTGTATAAAAGCACGTAGCTTTTGccacttctttgggtcttcatctTCCCGTGAGGCTCCTGTGTGCGTGTAAAAAGCTATATGTTTTCCTCTTGTTAATGTCTTATGTCGATTTAATTCTCAAGCCCAGCTGGAGCCCCTAAGAGGGTAGAGAGAAAGTTTTGCCTGCCCTACAATATGCTCCCTCCTGCTCTCTTTCCCGCTGTCTTTTTCAAGCACTCATCACAAtcttgattatctattttgtgcAAATGTCTTTTAATGCCCTCTTTCTTATGCTAGATGTAAGGTCTGTAAGGgctgtttattcttttatacccagcacttagcacagtgcctggcaggcgCCGGGCTCATGGTCTGCAAGCTAGGAAACCAAGCTCAGGGTTACGCTTCTTAATGCCCGAGGTAAGGTGATAACCCAAGTCACCGGGTTCCCATCTTGAGGCTCATCCTGGCACTGTGGGGGTCTTCCCAGCATCCACCCAACAGCATGAAAGGTAAGGGACCCTAAAAGCCCAAAGGAGAAATACTCACATCACAGCCTGCTGGGAGCAGCTGTTTCTGGTGAATTCATAGCTACTCACCCACCTCCAGGGAGGGATCTTGTGGGTGTATTGAAAGCAGCAGAACTTAGCCACATCACTGCCACCTAAAGaaacagggagagaaaggagcttGGACATGTCCCTTTGCTTCCATCCCTAGTCAGCCTGGGAAGGGAGTTGGACAGCGCCGTACGTGCAGCAGCTCCGAGATGAACACTCAGGATAAAAACCAGGAAAAGAGGGAAAGCCGTGGGGAAGCTCTTCATGGTGCTACAAGCTGGGTCCTTCACAGCCTTCTTGCTAATTCCTCCAGTCTCAGCAGTGCTCTCTTTTATGGGGCTGAGTGGTCCCTGAAGATAATTCCAGAGAATTTTATGGTAGAGCACAAAAACAGCTCTTTTGTACTACAGCGGGGAAGCAACCTGATACCCACGAAAAGGAGATTGGAAAGTGAGGAGGTGTCATGGGGCGGGAAGAGGCGGAGCCAGCACACCCCTGAGAGTCTCCCAGCCAGTGCAACGGTCTGAGGCAATGCTTGattgtttgcaaagcagaaggagaggaaatgaaataaGAATTCCAGAGAATTGACCTTAGTTGTTGCAGATAGATTCCTGGCTCTTGgccagagttttcttttcttttcttttctgtttctggccgcatggcatgtaggatcctagttccctgaccagggatcgaacctgtgtccccgcattggaagcacagtgtcctaaccactggaccaccagggaagtcccctttcttGGTTTTCTAAACATTGTGTATCTCTTGGTGAGGTCTGGACAGTCTCAGGACAGGAGCATAGAGCAGCCTGACCACACAATGGATGTTCTAGAATGACGCTCCTGGGGagaagcttcaagatggcagaagagtaagacgtgaagatcaccttcctccccacaaatacatcagaaatacatctacatgtggaacaacccctacagaacacctactgaaggctggcagaagacctcagacctcccaaaaggcaagaaactccccacgtacctgagtagggcaaaagaaaaaagaaaaaacagagacaaaagaatagggatggggcctgcaccagtgggagggagccgtgaaggaggaaaggtctccacacactaggaagcgccttcgcgggtggagactgcggggggcggggggagggagcttcagagccacggaggagagcgcagccacaggggtgcggaaggcaaagcggagagattcccgcacggaggatcggtgccaagcagcactcaccagcccgagaggcttgtctgctcccttgccggggcgggcgggggctgggagctgaggctcgggcttcagaggtcggatcccagggagaggactggggttggcggtgtgaacacagcctgaaggggttagcgcaccccagctagc
The sequence above is drawn from the Balaenoptera musculus isolate JJ_BM4_2016_0621 chromosome 15, mBalMus1.pri.v3, whole genome shotgun sequence genome and encodes:
- the CCL26 gene encoding C-C motif chemokine 26, which codes for MKSFPTAFPLFLVFILSVHLGAAARGSDVAKFCCFQYTHKIPPWRWVSSYEFTRNSCSQQAVIFTTKRGQKLCATPKEAWVQKYISLLRAQQQQ